The Drosophila biarmipes strain raj3 chromosome 2L, RU_DBia_V1.1, whole genome shotgun sequence genome has a window encoding:
- the LOC108027666 gene encoding serine/threonine-protein phosphatase alpha-3 isoform, producing MATTQMMATWGTHDGKMLHEEQSGDEGFTDTESIVLNLGDLIQRLKNFRRSKQQRLQLIEAEVSKLCSLARDHFLNEPMLLDVSAPVRVVGDIHGQYVDLLKILDHCGYPPNTSYLFLGDYVDRGKNSVETITMLLALRVKYPKHVHLLRGNHECQSVNRVYGFFDECKRRYTVKLWKTFVDCYNCMPVAATISHRIFCCHGGLSPQLKDLSDIDSLGRPTEIPETGLLCDLLWSDPDRYGFGWTPSDRGVSYLYGRDVLEKFLQKHDFDLVCRAHQVVEDGYEFFAKRQLVTVFSAPNYCGMYDNAGASMGVDKDLMITFDVQRPENRKAVLRKVSISPA from the coding sequence atggcAACCACTCAAATGATGGCCACATGGGGAACGCATGATGGAAAAATGTTGCACGAAGAGCAGTCTGGAGACGAAGGCTTCACGGACACCGAGAGTATTGTCCTCAATTTGGGTGACCTGATCCAGCGGCTGAAGAACTTCCGCCGCAGCAAGCAGCAAAGACTCCAGCTAATAGAGGCGGAGGTGAGCAAACTGTGCAGCCTGGCCAGAGATCACTTCCTCAACGAACCCATGCTGCTGGATGTGTCGGCTCCCGTGAGGGTCGTGGGCGACATACATGGCCAGTATGTTGACCTGCTCAAGATCCTCGACCACTGTGGCTATCCGCCGAACACCAGCTACCTATTTCTGGGGGACTACGTGGACAGGGGCAAGAACTCCGTGGAAACGATCACCATGCTCTTGGCCCTGCGGGTCAAGTATCCCAAGCACGTGCATCTCCTACGCGGCAACCACGAATGCCAGTCGGTCAATCGGGTCTATGGGTTTTTCGACGAGTGCAAGAGGCGCTACACGGTGAAGCTGTGGAAGACCTTTGTCGACTGCTACAACTGCATGCCCGTCGCAGCCACGATCTCGCATCGCATCTTCTGCTGCCACGGCGGCTTGAGTCCCCAGCTGAAGGATCTCAGCGACATCGACTCGCTCGGCCGTCCAACCGAAATCCCAGAGACCGGTCTCCTCTGCGACCTGCTGTGGAGTGATCCGGATCGCTATGGTTTCGGTTGGACGCCGAGCGACCGGGGTGTCAGCTACCTCTACGGACGCGACGTGCTGGAGAAGTTTCTGCAGAAGCACGACTTCGATCTGGTGTGCCGGGCCCATCAGGTCGTGGAGGATGGCTATGAGTTCTTCGCCAAGCGGCAGTTGGTCACCGTCTTTTCGGCCCCCAACTACTGTGGAATGTACGACAATGCCGGGGCTTCCATGGGCGTGGACAAGGACCTCATGATCACTTTCGATGTACAGAGGCCAGAAAATCGCAAGGCCGTTCTCAGAAAGGTGAGCATTTCACCGGCATAG